A window from Bufo bufo chromosome 1, aBufBuf1.1, whole genome shotgun sequence encodes these proteins:
- the LOC121001459 gene encoding cyclin-K-like: protein MPRQVSKPMDVEKMIVEVQGRPCLWDSRSGDYQDRYKKDFDEVKNRWQSCRDQFRKEMVHHGHSGSGPLKKRPYIYKEHLMFLRDIMDVRPTEDNLEEETEQPAQQYSSAAEEENPPSLDTEEMSEAGPSTSSTPHIPPAESAPSLQLGARRKRPMPTAEVEVNTQVLDYLSRVRQEDHYELYGRSLGTLFKKIPEDLYLRTQGAIGIIIQAATPPKDLTELFIALENCRLYGNIYGPPPRPTSQFPNRAPHYPPPPPRQPFPPPPQQYGPLYSAEAAYPPPAPSAAQAAPPEHFAPSSQGSYQPSQSDVNPPPTPSRYYNL from the exons ATGCCAAGACAAGTCAGCAAGCCCATGGACGTGGAGAAGATGATTGTGGAGGTCCAGGGCAGGCCCTGTCTTTGGGACAGTCGGTCTGGTGACTACCAAGACCGATATAAGAaagatt ttGATGAAGTAAAGAATAGATGGCAGAGTTGCCGGGACCAATTTCGAAAGGAAATGGTCCATCACGGCCACAGTGGTTCAGGGCCACTGAAGAAAAGGCCCTACATTTATAAAGAACACCTAATGTTCCTCCGAGACATAATGGACGTGCGCCC GACGGAAGACAACCTggaggaagagacagagcagCCTGCCCAGCAGTATTCTTCTGCTGCTGAGGAAGAGAATCCCCCTTCCCTGGACACAGAGGAGATGTCTGAAGCTGGACCATCCACCAGCTCCACGCCCCACATCCCTCCTGCAGAGTCTGCACCTTCACTTCAGCTGGGCGCACGTCGGAAACGACCAATGCCCACAGCTGAAGTGGAGGTGAATACTCAGGTACTGGACTACTTGTCCAGAGTCCGGCAGGAGGACCATTATGAATTGTATGGGCGCAGTCTTGGAACTCTATTCAAAAAAATTCCAGAGGATCTTTATCTGCGGACCCAAGGCGCCATTGGGATCATTATTCAGGCAGCCACTCCGCCGAAAGATCTAACAGAATTGTTTATAGCGCTGGAAAATTGCCGCTTATATGGGAACATCTATGGGCCACCACCTAGGCCTACTTCACAGTTTCCTAACAGGGCTCCCCactaccctcctcctcctcctcggcaaCCATTCCCCCCTCCACCCCAACAATATGGGCCCCTATACAGTGCAGAGGCAGCATATCCTCCACCTGCTCCCTCCgcagctcaggctgctccaccAGAGCACTTTGCCCCCTCTTCTCAGGGCAGTTACCAGCCATCGCAATCAGATgttaaccccccccccacaccctcaCGTTACTACAACTTGTAA